A DNA window from Cutaneotrichosporon cavernicola HIS019 DNA, chromosome: 2 contains the following coding sequences:
- a CDS encoding uncharacterized protein (Fatty acid hydroxylase superfamily), giving the protein MISDSPVVMGGAVRRPSANVKTQNSKVDTKAKANGNVNDNVNGKESTYKGKEHNWALQASSRINQDGVWQHVLTIGIIYLTYWINQQPATGRFYDALTAKYGAFNINMWGTWIVSSAVYWTLGLIFMAFDMNDTLHSYVKRFKIQPDRRVTWAEYRQVLVCVVKNQIFVNLPLIYGVSRWAILDTSSNLPGWWKTFGVYFGCMFCEEAGFYFVHRLVHHPKLYAKIHKMHHQFTAPVAFASTYCTLAEQVFSNIGPILIGIVIMRPHWSLMILFFCSLEIGTLCTHSDYNIPGLYDALIHDWHHYAFTENFGPTGLLDDILGTNKQYKVWLAELRRRDGEGWKHAARTALADATQ; this is encoded by the exons ATGATAAGCGACTCGCCTGTCGTCATGGGCGGAGCCGTGCGTCGGCCCAGTGCCAACGTCAAGACTCAGAACAGCAAGGTGGAtaccaaggccaaggccaacgGCAACGTCAACGACAACGTCAACGGCAAGGAGAGCACGTATAAAGGCA AGGAGCACAACTGGGCGCTCCAGGCCTCCTCTCGAATCAACCAGGACGGCGTCTGGCAACACGTCTTAACCATCGGCATCATCTACCTCACTTACTGGATCAACCAGCAGCCCGCCACAGGACGGTTCTACGACGCCCTCACAGCTAAATATGGCGCCTTCAACATCAACATGTGGGGCACATGGATCGTCTCCTCGGCAGTCTACTGGACCCTCGGACTTATCTTCATGGCCTTTGACATGAACGACACCCTACACTCGTACGTCAAGCGGTTCAAGATCCAGCCCGACCGCCGCGTCACCTGGGCCGAGTACCGCCAGGTCCTTGTCTGCGTGGTCAAGAACCAGATCTTCGTCAACTTGCCTTTGATTTACGGCGTCTCGCGCTGGGCCATCCTCGATACCTCCTCCAACTTGCCCGGATGGTGGAAGACGTTTGGCGTGTACTTTGGGTGCATGTTCTGCGAGGAGGCCGGCTTCTATTTCGTCCATCGCCTCGTACACCACCCCAAACTCTATGCCAAGATCCACAAGATGCACCACCAGTTCACCGCGCCAGTCGCTTTCGCAAGCACGTACTGCACCCTGGCAGAGCAGGTCTTT AGCAACATCGGGCCGATCCTGATCGGTATTGTGATTATGCGGCCACACTGGTCGCTCATGAtcctcttcttctgctCGCTTGAGATCGGGACGCTGTGCACCCA ctcGGACTACAACATCCCTGGACTGTACGATGCGCTCATCCACGACTGGCACCACT acgcGTTTACGGAGAACTTTGGCCCCACaggcctcctcgacgacatcctcgGCACCAACAAGCAGTACAAGGTCTGGCTTGCAgagctgcgccgccgcgacggcgagggaTGGAAGCACGCTGCGCGCACGGCTCTGGCCGATGCCACGCAGTAG